From a region of the Pukyongiella litopenaei genome:
- the mnmD gene encoding tRNA (5-methylaminomethyl-2-thiouridine)(34)-methyltransferase MnmD, which produces MGERRAELHWRDGRVPVSARFDDPYFSLGDGLAETRHVFLGGNDLPDRFRPGFHIAELGFGTGLNLLAAWAAWEATGQGAGQAGPLRFTSFEAYPMSPGDMARALAAFPELGAYAERFLAVWPGTGRCDLGTVQVEVIEGDARATLPRWAGGADAWFLDGFAPAKNPELWDETLLQQVARHTAPGGTVATYTAAGFVRRGLEAAGFTVTRAPGYGRKRHMTRGILR; this is translated from the coding sequence ATGGGTGAGCGGCGGGCAGAACTGCATTGGCGCGACGGGCGGGTGCCGGTTTCGGCCCGGTTCGACGACCCCTATTTCTCGCTCGGCGACGGGCTGGCCGAAACCCGTCACGTCTTTCTCGGCGGCAACGATCTGCCGGACCGGTTCCGGCCCGGGTTTCACATCGCCGAACTGGGGTTCGGCACCGGGCTGAACCTGCTCGCCGCCTGGGCGGCGTGGGAGGCTACGGGGCAGGGTGCGGGTCAGGCGGGGCCATTGCGCTTCACCAGCTTCGAGGCCTACCCGATGTCGCCCGGCGACATGGCGCGCGCATTGGCGGCCTTCCCCGAACTGGGTGCATATGCCGAACGCTTTCTCGCGGTCTGGCCGGGGACGGGGCGCTGCGACCTGGGCACGGTGCAGGTCGAGGTGATCGAAGGCGATGCACGCGCCACCCTGCCGCGATGGGCCGGAGGCGCGGATGCGTGGTTTCTCGACGGGTTCGCACCGGCCAAGAACCCCGAGCTGTGGGATGAAACGCTGTTGCAGCAGGTCGCCCGCCACACCGCACCCGGCGGCACGGTGGCGACCTATACCGCCGCCGGTTTCGTGCGCCGGGGTCTGGAGGCTGCCGGGTTCACCGTCACCCGCGCGCCCGGATACGGCCGCAAGCGGCACATGACGCGGGGGATCCTGCGATGA
- a CDS encoding molybdopterin oxidoreductase family protein, whose protein sequence is MTEQPRLDLSPPVSDEIRRTTCYMCACRCGINVHMKDGKVAYIEGNRDHPVNRGVLCAKGSAGIMQVNAPSRLRAPLKRVGPRGSGEFEEIGWDEALEIATGWLAPIRRDNPEKLAFFTGRDQSQSFTSFWAQNFGTPNYAAHGGFCSVNMAAAGIYTMGGAFWEFGQPDWDRTRLFMIFGVAEDHDSNPIKIGLGKLKARGARVIGVNPIRTGYNAIADDWIGITPGTDGLFILSLVHLLLKAGRIDLDYLARFTNAPVLVNGDPGSPDYGLFLRDEAGRELVIDRATGQLAAFDAPGIRPDLAASHRHAGVSHRPVFQLIAERYLSDDYAPEAVADRCGIPAGKIRAVAAELARVAFDEAFEIDREWTDFRGETHETMTGRPVSFHAMRGVSAHANGFQTCRTLHLLQILLGTVEVPGGFRFKPPYPKPVHAHPTPHSASAPDSPLDGPHLGFPRGPEDLALKPDGSAARIDKAFTWENPLSVHGLMHMVISNAHAGDPYRIDTLFLYMANMAWNSSMNTARTMEMLTDTDENGDYVIPRIIYSDAYSSEMVAYADLVLPDATYLERHDCISLLDRPICEAEAAADAIRWPVIDPERDGHEGVRGFQSVLIDLAVRLNLPGFVTDDGRARYADYADYIVNHERKPGIGPLAGWRGDGDDAGRGAPNPNQLDRYIENGGFWIGHIPDEAQFYKPWNRAYQDWAVGLGLYDSPQPYLFQLYAEPMRRFQLAAEGHGPRQPPDHMRDRLRAAMDPLPGWTPACGDDPAYPVHALTQRPMAMYHSWGSQNAWLRQIHGRNPLYLPTRLMRGNGLRDGDWARVTSPHGEITVPVMEMAALNANTVWTWNAIGKRKGAWALAPDVPETREGFLLNHLIGELLPERDDGMRWSNSDPVTGQAAWFDLKVRIEKANPPDASQPAFPGLNAPVGHGPAELRWKVGK, encoded by the coding sequence ATGACCGAACAGCCACGCCTGGACCTCTCGCCACCGGTATCCGACGAGATCCGGCGCACCACCTGCTACATGTGCGCCTGCCGCTGCGGCATCAACGTGCACATGAAGGACGGCAAGGTCGCCTATATCGAGGGCAATCGCGACCATCCGGTCAATCGCGGCGTGCTCTGCGCCAAGGGCAGCGCCGGGATCATGCAGGTCAACGCGCCGTCGCGGCTGCGGGCGCCGCTGAAACGGGTCGGCCCGCGCGGGTCCGGCGAATTCGAGGAAATCGGCTGGGACGAGGCGCTGGAGATCGCCACCGGCTGGCTGGCTCCGATCCGGCGCGACAATCCCGAGAAACTCGCCTTTTTCACCGGCCGCGACCAGTCGCAGAGCTTCACCAGCTTCTGGGCGCAGAATTTCGGCACGCCCAACTATGCCGCCCATGGCGGGTTCTGCTCGGTCAACATGGCGGCGGCGGGCATCTACACGATGGGCGGGGCGTTCTGGGAATTCGGCCAGCCGGACTGGGACCGCACCCGGCTGTTCATGATCTTCGGCGTCGCCGAGGACCATGACAGCAACCCGATCAAGATCGGCCTGGGCAAGCTGAAGGCGCGCGGCGCGCGGGTGATCGGGGTGAACCCGATCCGCACCGGCTACAACGCGATTGCCGATGACTGGATCGGCATCACGCCAGGCACCGACGGGTTGTTCATCCTGTCGCTGGTGCATCTGCTGCTCAAGGCGGGCCGGATCGACCTCGACTATCTCGCCCGGTTCACCAACGCGCCGGTGCTGGTCAACGGCGATCCGGGTTCGCCGGATTACGGGCTGTTCCTGCGCGACGAAGCGGGCCGCGAACTGGTGATCGACCGCGCGACCGGCCAGCTCGCGGCCTTTGATGCGCCCGGCATCCGCCCCGATCTGGCCGCCAGCCACCGCCATGCCGGCGTCAGCCACCGCCCGGTGTTCCAGCTCATCGCCGAACGCTACCTGTCGGACGACTATGCCCCCGAGGCCGTGGCCGACCGCTGCGGTATCCCGGCCGGCAAGATCCGCGCCGTGGCCGCCGAACTGGCCCGTGTCGCGTTCGACGAAGCGTTCGAGATCGACCGCGAATGGACCGATTTCCGCGGCGAAACCCACGAGACCATGACCGGCCGCCCGGTCAGCTTTCACGCCATGCGCGGGGTCTCGGCCCATGCCAACGGGTTCCAGACCTGCCGCACGCTGCACCTGCTGCAGATCCTGCTGGGCACGGTCGAGGTGCCCGGCGGGTTCCGGTTCAAACCGCCCTACCCCAAGCCGGTCCATGCCCATCCCACGCCGCACAGCGCCAGTGCCCCCGACAGCCCGCTGGACGGGCCGCATCTGGGGTTTCCGCGCGGCCCCGAAGACCTGGCGCTGAAGCCCGACGGCAGCGCGGCCCGGATCGACAAGGCATTCACCTGGGAAAACCCGCTATCGGTGCACGGGCTGATGCATATGGTGATCTCGAACGCCCATGCCGGCGATCCCTATCGCATCGACACGCTGTTTCTCTACATGGCGAACATGGCGTGGAACTCGTCGATGAACACCGCCCGCACCATGGAGATGCTGACCGACACAGACGAGAACGGCGATTATGTGATCCCGCGCATCATCTATTCGGATGCCTATTCCTCCGAGATGGTCGCCTATGCCGATCTCGTGCTGCCGGATGCCACCTATCTCGAACGCCATGACTGCATCTCGCTGCTCGACCGCCCGATCTGCGAGGCCGAGGCGGCGGCGGACGCGATCCGCTGGCCGGTGATCGACCCCGAGCGCGACGGCCATGAAGGCGTGCGCGGGTTCCAATCGGTGCTGATCGACCTCGCCGTGCGGCTGAACCTGCCCGGTTTCGTGACCGATGACGGCCGCGCCAGGTATGCCGATTACGCCGATTACATCGTCAACCACGAACGCAAGCCCGGCATCGGCCCGCTGGCAGGCTGGCGCGGCGACGGCGACGACGCCGGGCGCGGCGCCCCCAACCCCAACCAGCTCGACCGCTATATCGAGAATGGCGGTTTCTGGATCGGCCATATCCCGGACGAGGCCCAGTTCTACAAGCCCTGGAACCGCGCCTATCAGGACTGGGCGGTGGGCCTGGGCCTCTATGACAGCCCCCAGCCCTACCTGTTCCAGCTCTATGCCGAACCGATGCGCCGGTTCCAGCTGGCCGCCGAGGGGCACGGGCCGCGCCAGCCCCCAGACCACATGCGCGACCGTCTGCGCGCGGCGATGGACCCGCTGCCGGGCTGGACGCCCGCCTGCGGCGACGATCCCGCCTATCCGGTCCACGCCCTGACCCAGCGGCCGATGGCGATGTATCATTCCTGGGGCAGCCAGAACGCATGGCTTCGGCAGATCCACGGCCGCAACCCGCTCTACCTGCCGACGCGGCTGATGCGTGGCAACGGGCTGCGCGACGGCGACTGGGCGCGGGTCACCTCGCCCCACGGAGAGATCACCGTGCCGGTGATGGAAATGGCCGCGCTCAACGCCAACACGGTCTGGACCTGGAACGCCATCGGCAAACGCAAGGGCGCCTGGGCGCTCGCGCCCGATGTGCCCGAAACCCGCGAGGGCTTCCTGCTCAACCACCTGATAGGGGAACTTCTGCCCGAACGGGACGACGGCATGCGCTGGTCCAACTCCGATCCGGTCACCGGCCAGGCCGCGTGGTTCGACCTCAAGGTCCGGATCGAAAAGGCCAATCCGCCCGATGCGAGCCAACCCGCCTTCCCGGGCCTGAACGCCCCGGTGGGCCACGGCCCCGCCGAACTCCGCTGGAAGGTCGGGAAATGA
- the dapA gene encoding 4-hydroxy-tetrahydrodipicolinate synthase, producing the protein MFQGSMPALVTPFANGALDLDTLKRLVDWQIAEGSSALVPVGTTGESPTLTHEEHEIVVAEVVRAADGRVPVIAGAGSNNTVESARFMQHAKAVGAAAALVVTPYYNKPTQRGLIAHFTALHDCCDLPIVIYNIPGRSVVDMTPETMGELAKLPRIIGVKDATGDITRVSQQRASCGTDFVQLSGEDASALGFNAHGGVGCISVTANVVPRLCAEFQAATLAGDYTTALAYQDRLMPLHEAIFLEPGLVGAKYALGRLGLCSEEVRSPLTPLTDGTRAAIDAAMAHAGLL; encoded by the coding sequence ATGTTCCAAGGCTCGATGCCGGCCCTCGTCACCCCGTTCGCCAACGGCGCGCTGGACCTGGATACGCTCAAACGGCTGGTGGACTGGCAGATCGCCGAAGGCTCGTCCGCGCTGGTGCCCGTGGGCACCACCGGCGAAAGCCCGACGCTGACCCATGAAGAACATGAGATCGTGGTCGCCGAGGTTGTCCGCGCCGCCGATGGACGGGTGCCGGTGATCGCGGGCGCGGGCTCGAACAACACCGTCGAATCGGCACGCTTCATGCAGCATGCCAAGGCCGTCGGCGCCGCCGCCGCGCTGGTCGTGACACCCTATTACAACAAGCCGACGCAGCGCGGGCTCATCGCGCATTTCACTGCGCTGCACGACTGCTGCGATCTGCCGATCGTGATCTACAACATCCCCGGCCGCTCGGTGGTCGACATGACGCCGGAAACCATGGGCGAACTGGCGAAACTGCCGCGCATCATCGGTGTCAAGGACGCCACCGGCGACATCACCCGCGTCAGCCAGCAACGCGCCAGCTGCGGCACGGATTTCGTGCAACTCTCCGGCGAGGACGCCAGCGCGCTGGGGTTCAACGCCCATGGCGGCGTCGGCTGCATCAGCGTGACCGCCAATGTCGTGCCGCGGCTCTGTGCCGAGTTCCAGGCGGCGACGCTGGCCGGGGACTACACCACGGCGCTGGCCTATCAGGACCGGCTGATGCCGCTGCACGAGGCGATCTTTCTTGAACCGGGGCTGGTCGGCGCCAAATACGCGCTCGGCCGGCTGGGCCTCTGCTCCGAAGAGGTGCGTTCGCCGCTGACCCCGCTGACCGATGGCACAAGGGCCGCGATCGACGCGGCCATGGCTCACGCCGGGCTGCTCTGA
- a CDS encoding lytic transglycosylase domain-containing protein has translation MTRIAALTACLWATAPGVVLSAPSDAQAAQSLSAAFEQMRAGDWGAALAAAGAQASVARDIVEWHRLRAGEGSAADAMAFLDRRPDWPGLDWLRRRSEPAVVSAGRDAMVAFFAEAPPQTPEGVLGHSAVLAATGHEGDAEAELVMAWRTMPMGATVQGDYLEKHRKLLAPHHAARLDRMLWDGHIESARRMVPLVDDGQGKLAEARIALYDMAPGVDARIEAVPDMLRDAPGLAHARFVWRDRKKGRDEDAIELLLERSKTPALLGEPEKWAKRRVALARQDMRNGNPERAYRIASVHHTTPEAGYVYADLEWTAGFIALRLLGDPATALRHFQRFEAAVASPISKGRAGYWIGRAQEALGNPDGAQAGYALAAGYQTSFYGLLAAEQIGRGFDSNLADPPLLPDWREAEFMQSSVLKAALLLLKAGEDGLAERFLTHLVETLDPVAAGQLGNMVLDMGRPHLAVMIGKRAARGGVVLPAAYYPLHPLADMDLPMAKEMTLAIARRESEFDPVVVSHAGARGLMQVMPATAEAVAADMGILAAHRSEMLLSDWRYNARLGARYLAGLAGELNGNIVMMSAGYNAGPGRPIRWAQTYGDPRSGAVDIVDWIEMIPFDETRNYVMRVTESLPIYRARLGKTPLPIPFSQELTGSTLLAFAP, from the coding sequence ATGACACGCATCGCGGCGCTGACGGCCTGTCTTTGGGCGACCGCGCCGGGCGTTGTGCTGAGCGCGCCGTCGGATGCGCAGGCGGCACAGTCGCTGAGCGCCGCCTTCGAGCAGATGCGCGCGGGCGACTGGGGCGCGGCGCTGGCGGCGGCCGGCGCGCAGGCATCGGTGGCGCGCGACATCGTCGAATGGCACCGGCTGCGGGCGGGCGAGGGATCGGCCGCGGATGCGATGGCGTTTCTCGACCGCCGCCCGGACTGGCCGGGGCTGGACTGGCTGCGCCGGCGCAGCGAACCCGCCGTGGTCAGCGCCGGGCGCGACGCGATGGTCGCCTTTTTCGCCGAAGCCCCGCCGCAGACCCCCGAGGGGGTGCTGGGCCATTCCGCCGTGCTGGCCGCCACCGGCCATGAGGGCGATGCCGAGGCCGAGCTGGTGATGGCCTGGCGCACGATGCCGATGGGCGCCACTGTGCAGGGCGATTATCTCGAGAAACACCGCAAGCTGCTGGCGCCGCATCATGCCGCGCGGCTCGACCGGATGCTGTGGGACGGCCATATCGAGAGCGCCCGCCGGATGGTGCCCCTGGTCGATGACGGGCAGGGCAAGCTCGCCGAGGCGCGGATCGCGCTTTACGACATGGCTCCAGGGGTGGACGCGCGGATCGAAGCGGTGCCCGATATGCTGCGCGATGCGCCGGGCCTGGCCCATGCGCGGTTCGTCTGGCGCGACCGCAAGAAGGGCCGAGACGAAGACGCCATCGAACTGCTGCTGGAGCGCAGCAAGACACCCGCGCTGCTGGGCGAGCCGGAGAAATGGGCGAAACGCCGGGTCGCCCTGGCCCGGCAGGACATGCGCAACGGCAATCCCGAGCGGGCATATCGCATCGCCAGCGTTCACCACACCACGCCCGAAGCGGGCTATGTCTATGCGGACCTGGAATGGACCGCAGGGTTCATCGCGCTGCGGCTGCTGGGGGATCCGGCCACCGCGCTGCGCCATTTTCAGCGCTTCGAGGCCGCCGTCGCATCGCCCATCTCCAAGGGGCGCGCGGGCTATTGGATCGGCCGCGCACAAGAGGCGCTGGGCAACCCGGACGGGGCGCAGGCGGGATACGCGCTGGCCGCGGGATACCAGACCTCGTTCTACGGGCTGCTGGCGGCGGAACAGATCGGGCGCGGTTTCGACAGCAACCTGGCCGACCCGCCGCTGCTGCCCGACTGGCGCGAAGCCGAGTTCATGCAGTCCAGCGTGCTGAAGGCGGCGCTGCTGCTGCTGAAGGCGGGCGAGGACGGGCTGGCCGAGCGGTTCCTGACCCACCTGGTCGAAACGCTCGACCCGGTGGCCGCCGGGCAGCTTGGCAACATGGTACTCGACATGGGGCGCCCGCATCTCGCCGTGATGATCGGCAAACGCGCGGCGCGCGGCGGGGTGGTGTTGCCGGCCGCCTATTACCCGCTGCATCCGCTGGCCGACATGGACCTGCCGATGGCCAAGGAAATGACGCTGGCGATCGCGCGGCGCGAAAGCGAATTCGACCCGGTCGTGGTCAGCCACGCGGGCGCGCGGGGCCTGATGCAGGTCATGCCGGCGACCGCCGAGGCGGTGGCCGCCGACATGGGCATTCTCGCCGCCCACCGCAGCGAGATGCTGCTGTCGGACTGGCGCTACAACGCCCGGCTGGGCGCGCGCTACCTGGCCGGGCTGGCCGGTGAACTGAACGGGAATATCGTGATGATGTCGGCCGGCTACAATGCCGGGCCGGGGCGGCCGATCCGCTGGGCGCAGACCTATGGCGACCCGCGCAGCGGCGCCGTGGACATCGTCGACTGGATCGAGATGATCCCCTTCGACGAAACCCGCAACTATGTGATGCGGGTCACCGAGAGCCTGCCGATCTACCGCGCCCGGCTGGGCAAGACGCCGCTGCCGATCCCGTTTTCGCAGGAGCTGACCGGCTCAACGCTGCTTGCGTTCGCGCCATAG
- a CDS encoding acyl dehydratase has protein sequence MKQVHTASETRSDLIDPARARAFQAALGREPDIEAGMPLPPFFHQLYFWAVHPPDGLGRDGHPKLGGLIPDLGLPRRMWAGGRLRFAMPLRAGAPADRLSVVESAEHKHGRSGPLGFVTLRHEIRQGGELCLTEWQELVYRQDPHRDAPRPLAPVARTDETDAREIAFDSTLLFRYSALTFNGHRIHYDLDYARDVEGYDGLVVHGPLLAQQLMLLAGDLMGPLGEFSFRAASPLMHFETGTCCRNGPDLWVRGPDGRLVMSATATPVARGA, from the coding sequence ATGAAACAGGTGCATACTGCCAGCGAAACCCGGTCGGACCTGATCGACCCCGCCCGCGCCCGGGCGTTTCAGGCGGCGTTGGGGCGGGAGCCGGATATCGAGGCGGGCATGCCGCTGCCGCCGTTCTTTCACCAGCTCTATTTCTGGGCCGTGCATCCGCCCGATGGGCTGGGCCGTGACGGGCATCCGAAGCTGGGCGGGCTGATCCCCGATCTGGGCCTGCCGCGCCGGATGTGGGCCGGCGGCAGGCTCCGGTTCGCCATGCCGCTGCGGGCGGGCGCACCGGCCGACCGGCTGAGCGTGGTCGAAAGCGCCGAGCACAAGCATGGGCGCAGCGGGCCGCTGGGCTTTGTCACGCTGCGCCACGAGATCCGGCAGGGCGGCGAGCTGTGCCTGACCGAGTGGCAGGAGCTCGTCTATCGGCAGGACCCGCACCGCGATGCCCCGCGCCCGCTGGCCCCGGTTGCCCGCACCGACGAAACTGACGCCCGCGAGATCGCGTTCGATTCCACGCTGCTGTTCCGCTATTCGGCGCTGACCTTCAACGGGCATCGCATCCATTACGATCTCGACTATGCCCGCGATGTCGAAGGCTATGACGGGCTGGTGGTGCACGGGCCGTTGCTGGCGCAGCAGCTGATGCTGCTGGCCGGGGATCTGATGGGCCCTCTGGGCGAATTCAGTTTTCGCGCCGCGTCGCCGCTGATGCATTTCGAAACCGGCACCTGTTGCCGCAACGGCCCCGATCTCTGGGTGCGGGGACCGGACGGGCGGCTGGTGATGAGCGCCACCGCCACGCCGGTGGCGCGGGGCGCCTAG
- a CDS encoding dimethyl sulfoxide reductase anchor subunit family protein: MHPAPSVILFTTFSGLGFGLLAWLGFGIPAVTGWVAFVFFAIAYALAIGGLVASAFHLGHPERAIKAFTQWRSSWLSREAWSSVAALLVMAVAGAGAVFFGAGRSAAGVVGAVLCLGTVFATSMIYTQLRSVPRWHHWLTPAMFLGFSLAGGALLAGQVTPAPWLLLLAGIVQVAHWRMGDTALARSGSSLATATGLGGLGRLRAFEPPHTSPNYLMREFIHVVGRKHRDRLRVIALGLGFALPAALVMLPFSHILAALAVVSHIIGVLASRWLFFAEAEHVVGLYYGAR; encoded by the coding sequence ATGCACCCCGCCCCCTCCGTCATCCTGTTTACCACGTTCTCCGGGCTCGGCTTCGGACTGCTGGCCTGGCTCGGCTTCGGCATTCCGGCCGTAACGGGCTGGGTGGCTTTCGTGTTCTTTGCCATCGCCTATGCGCTGGCCATCGGCGGGCTGGTCGCCTCGGCCTTTCACCTCGGCCACCCTGAACGGGCGATCAAGGCCTTTACCCAGTGGCGGTCGAGCTGGCTCAGCCGGGAAGCCTGGAGTTCGGTTGCGGCCCTGCTGGTGATGGCGGTGGCCGGGGCGGGCGCGGTGTTTTTCGGCGCCGGCCGGAGCGCGGCGGGGGTCGTCGGCGCGGTGCTGTGTCTCGGCACCGTGTTCGCCACCTCGATGATCTACACGCAGCTGCGTTCGGTGCCGCGCTGGCATCACTGGCTGACACCGGCAATGTTCCTCGGCTTCAGCCTCGCCGGGGGGGCGCTGCTCGCCGGTCAGGTCACGCCGGCGCCGTGGCTGCTGCTGTTGGCGGGCATCGTGCAGGTCGCGCATTGGCGGATGGGCGACACGGCGCTTGCTCGCTCGGGCAGTTCGCTGGCCACGGCCACCGGGCTGGGCGGGCTCGGCCGGTTGCGTGCCTTCGAGCCGCCGCACACCTCCCCCAACTACCTGATGCGCGAATTCATCCATGTGGTCGGGCGAAAACATCGTGACCGGCTGCGGGTGATTGCGCTGGGGCTGGGTTTTGCCCTGCCCGCGGCGCTGGTGATGCTGCCGTTTTCCCATATTCTGGCCGCGCTGGCGGTGGTGAGCCACATCATCGGCGTCCTTGCGTCGCGCTGGCTGTTCTTTGCCGAGGCGGAGCATGTGGTCGGGCTCTATTACGGCGCGCGGTGA
- a CDS encoding NAD(P)/FAD-dependent oxidoreductase: MAMVDVTVRGAGIFGLSIAWTCARRGASVRVVDPHGPGAGSSGGLVGALAPHVPENWNDKKAFQLDSLLMAESFWADVEATGGVSPGYARTGRLQPVADEAALALARQRAAGADTLWRGQADWRVVEAAELGDWAPPSPTGYVIHDTLSARMHPRHACAALAAGLRVLGVEIITEAADAGRVVQATGHAGLAELTAALGRAVGGGVKGQAALLRFASRDAPQVFADGVHIVPHADGTLAVGSTSERDWDDPTATDAALDAVIDRAVAAMPVLHGAEVIERWAGIRPRARSRAPMLGAHPLCPGQFIANGGFKIGFGMAPKVAEVMADLLLEDRDTIPDGFRPEASL; the protein is encoded by the coding sequence TTGGCAATGGTCGATGTAACGGTGCGCGGAGCGGGGATCTTCGGTCTGTCGATCGCGTGGACCTGCGCCCGGCGCGGGGCTTCCGTGCGGGTGGTGGACCCGCATGGCCCCGGCGCCGGATCGAGCGGCGGGCTGGTCGGCGCGCTGGCCCCGCACGTTCCCGAGAACTGGAACGACAAGAAGGCGTTCCAGCTCGACAGCCTGCTGATGGCCGAATCGTTCTGGGCCGATGTCGAGGCCACCGGCGGCGTGTCGCCGGGCTATGCGCGCACCGGCCGGTTGCAGCCGGTGGCAGACGAGGCCGCACTGGCGCTGGCACGGCAGCGGGCGGCGGGGGCGGACACCCTGTGGCGCGGACAGGCCGACTGGCGCGTGGTCGAGGCGGCGGAACTGGGCGACTGGGCCCCGCCCAGCCCGACCGGATATGTGATCCACGACACGCTGAGCGCCCGGATGCACCCCCGCCACGCCTGCGCCGCGCTGGCCGCCGGGTTGCGGGTTCTGGGGGTCGAAATCATCACCGAAGCCGCCGATGCGGGCCGGGTGGTGCAGGCCACCGGCCATGCCGGGCTGGCCGAGCTGACCGCCGCGCTGGGGCGGGCCGTCGGCGGCGGGGTCAAGGGCCAGGCGGCACTGCTGCGTTTCGCCAGCCGCGACGCGCCCCAGGTTTTTGCCGATGGTGTGCATATCGTCCCCCATGCGGATGGAACGCTCGCGGTCGGTTCGACCAGCGAACGGGACTGGGACGACCCGACCGCCACCGATGCGGCGCTCGACGCAGTGATCGACCGCGCGGTCGCGGCGATGCCGGTGCTGCATGGTGCCGAAGTGATCGAACGCTGGGCCGGTATCCGCCCGCGTGCCCGGTCGCGGGCGCCGATGCTGGGCGCGCATCCGCTCTGTCCGGGCCAGTTCATCGCCAATGGCGGGTTCAAGATCGGCTTCGGCATGGCCCCCAAGGTGGCCGAGGTCATGGCCGACCTGCTGCTGGAAGACCGCGACACGATCCCCGACGGGTTCCGGCCCGAAGCCTCGCTCTAG
- a CDS encoding DMT family transporter produces the protein MSDRAAVVQQNNVPAGIALMVASTVVFALQDGISRHLAGTYNTYMVVMIRYWFFAAFVIALAARAPGGLRAAVRTDQPRLQITRGLLLAGEICVAVFGFTVLGLIESMAVFICYPLMVAALSGPVLGERVGWRRWMAILIGCIGVLVILQPGMGVFDPWAVIPLISALMFALYGLLTRYAARRDSAATSFFWTGTSGAVAMTAVGLWFWVPMTAPDWGWMAALCVTGVLGHGLLIKCYEMAEASAVQPFAYFHLLWSAVLGLFLFGETLRPAVMAGAALIICAGLFTLWRERKQR, from the coding sequence ATGAGCGACCGAGCCGCCGTCGTCCAGCAGAACAACGTGCCTGCCGGGATCGCGCTGATGGTCGCGTCCACCGTGGTGTTCGCGCTGCAGGACGGCATCTCCCGGCATCTCGCCGGAACCTACAACACCTACATGGTGGTGATGATCCGCTACTGGTTCTTCGCCGCCTTCGTGATCGCGCTGGCGGCGCGCGCGCCCGGCGGGTTGCGGGCGGCGGTGCGCACCGACCAGCCCCGGCTCCAGATCACCCGGGGGTTGCTGCTGGCAGGGGAAATCTGCGTCGCCGTATTCGGCTTTACCGTGCTGGGCCTGATCGAGAGCATGGCGGTGTTCATCTGTTACCCGCTGATGGTCGCGGCGCTGAGCGGGCCGGTGCTGGGTGAACGGGTGGGCTGGCGGCGCTGGATGGCGATCCTGATCGGTTGCATCGGTGTGCTGGTGATCCTGCAGCCGGGCATGGGCGTGTTCGACCCCTGGGCGGTGATCCCGCTGATTTCGGCACTGATGTTCGCGCTTTACGGCCTGCTGACCCGCTATGCCGCCCGCCGCGACAGCGCCGCCACCAGTTTCTTCTGGACCGGCACCTCCGGCGCGGTCGCGATGACGGCGGTGGGGCTGTGGTTCTGGGTGCCGATGACCGCCCCGGACTGGGGCTGGATGGCCGCGCTCTGCGTGACCGGGGTGCTGGGCCACGGGCTGCTGATCAAGTGCTACGAGATGGCCGAGGCCAGCGCGGTGCAGCCCTTTGCCTATTTCCACCTGCTGTGGAGCGCGGTTCTGGGCCTGTTCCTGTTCGGCGAAACCCTGCGACCGGCGGTCATGGCCGGCGCGGCGCTGATCATCTGCGCGGGCCTGTTCACCCTATGGCGCGAACGCAAGCAGCGTTGA
- a CDS encoding 4Fe-4S dicluster domain-containing protein has translation MTDLPGTTDRKLGLVIDLDTCVGCHACVVACKGWNTQNYGAPLSDQAPYGDLPSGTFLNRVHSYEVVPDEGAAQLVHFPKSCLHCDDAPCVTVCPTGASYKRAEDGIVLVNESDCIGCGLCAWACPYGAREMDAAEGVMKKCTLCVDRIYNDNLPEADRIPACVRTCPAGARHFGDLGDPDSAVSQLVAERGGFDLMPEQGTKPVNKYLPPRPKDRLDESIDVLAPLLAPVAEEPRGFIAWLDKALERF, from the coding sequence ATGACCGACCTTCCCGGCACCACCGACCGCAAGCTGGGCCTGGTGATCGACCTCGACACCTGTGTCGGCTGCCATGCCTGCGTGGTGGCCTGCAAGGGCTGGAACACCCAGAATTACGGCGCGCCGCTTTCGGATCAGGCCCCGTATGGCGACCTGCCATCGGGCACGTTCCTCAACCGGGTCCACAGCTACGAGGTCGTTCCGGACGAGGGTGCCGCGCAGCTGGTGCATTTCCCGAAATCCTGCCTGCATTGCGACGACGCCCCCTGCGTGACCGTCTGCCCCACAGGCGCCAGCTACAAGCGGGCCGAGGACGGTATCGTGCTGGTCAACGAATCCGACTGCATCGGCTGCGGCCTCTGCGCCTGGGCCTGTCCCTATGGGGCGCGTGAAATGGATGCCGCCGAAGGCGTGATGAAGAAATGCACGCTCTGCGTGGACCGTATCTACAACGACAACCTGCCCGAAGCGGACAGGATCCCAGCCTGCGTGCGCACCTGCCCCGCCGGCGCGCGCCATTTCGGCGACCTGGGCGACCCGGACAGCGCGGTTTCGCAGCTGGTGGCGGAGCGCGGCGGGTTCGACCTGATGCCGGAACAGGGCACGAAACCGGTCAACAAATACCTGCCGCCGCGCCCCAAGGACCGGCTGGACGAGAGTATCGACGTGCTGGCCCCGCTGCTGGCGCCGGTGGCGGAAGAACCGCGCGGCTTCATCGCCTGGCTCGACAAGGCGCTGGAGAGGTTCTGA